Below is a window of Colletes latitarsis isolate SP2378_abdomen chromosome 5, iyColLati1, whole genome shotgun sequence DNA.
ACGAACATCCAAAAAATTATACGGTGATAACCTGTATTTCTCTTATCGAATAATTTAGTCAACCGACTAATTCCTATGCGCGGTCGTGGAACGCAATCGAAGCAAAACATTTCCATCGGTCCAAACGAAACAATTAACAGTAATAATTCGAAGATGCGATGCaattatttgtttttaataCGTTATCAATAATGAAAAAATAAGCGAGAAATCACTGCTCGTTAATATTAACGACGAATTTACTACGCTGTACTTCATTTTGGAAAGCAGTACAAAGTACACGGTAGAACGCCGACAACTCGATCGTTCAAACATGGGTTTAACCGGATAGTAATCGTAGAAAGTTAAAATGTCTTTCGACACTTTTGGTAGAAACATCGTTAAGTTTTACAATAATCATTCTATTGTTCGGTGACTCGATCGTCCGAACGGTGGTCCGTTTAAACAGTTGTCGCGATCGAGGTTCTACCGTGGCAGCGATAATGACAGTGTCGTTGATTTTTCTAATGTTATTTATTAATCTTTAGCTAAAGCACGCGCAAGTACCCTGACTTTTCTAAGGGCTGACGAACGATAGGCTGCAAAGCACACAGAAATTCGGAAATTTGTTCGTCCTTAGTCCATCAGAATACTCGAGCAACTCGCGATCGTCCTTGGACTCGGCGCGATCACTTTTCGATCGTCGGAGCGCGTTTCGTTTGCAAGAGATGGCGCGAAATGATTGAAAGTAGCGAGAATTTCTTCGTGTTCGAGAAGCTACGTGTCGCGGAGCCACACTTTGAGCGGCACCTTGCTCAAAGCCTTGCCGAGAAAGTCCTTGAAGTGTTTGGCGATGCTGGCGCTGGCGGCCGGTCGCATTTCCTCGATGATCTCCTTCGCGTTCTGATTCAAAAATTGATTCATGGCCTGTCCAATCACGTTGTCGCCGTTCAGCTGATCGACCACGCGGAATCGGGCACGGCCCAAGCTGAAATCCACCAGCATTCGCGCTACTTTCAAGTAACGAACCCCGTCCCTGATCTCCTCGGCGCCCTGAACACGCGCGATCGCCAGCACGTCACCTGCGACCAAACACTTTCATTTTACTAAATTTGTTCGTTCGATTAGCGTTAGTTGTACCGTATTCGAAGAGTCCTGGACTCACCGAAAAGTGCCCAAAAGTCGCCGTGGCTCTGGATAGGGAAGAGAAGCACGTTCCCTATTACCTCGTAATGGCCCTGAAGTTCGATCTTTGGAAACGACAGGTGAAGATCGAGCCTGTACGAAGGTAGATCGAGTCGCGTCTTGGTGATCGTATAATTCCCTGCCCCTATGACGGTGATATTGGAGAACAGAGCCCTGATGCGCACTGCCCCTTGCCCGTTTTCCATTCCGAGTTCCGGAATGATCAGTGGCTCGATCGGAGGCAAGTCCAATTCGGAAATACCTAAAACAGTATAGCATTAGACAAATAGAAAGACCGATAGAAAGTATCTCTAAGGGGTATATGTATTTACCTTTCAATAAATATGGTTGAagatggttcaatgtcttctggAAACATGTCTCCACTTTGGGGTCCGACCTGTTGCATTGTAATATGTACTCGGCTGTGGAAAATAGAGCGTTTTCAAGAAACACGTTTATAAATTGTGATCGCATTTAACGTAACACGGTTAACGGAACCGTGAAATTTTAAGTCCACGTGGAGTCATGCAATAGTAATTTCGTTTTCCAACGAATTACGTCTTCCTACTTCCGGTACCTTTATGCAACCACTCTCACTTCCGATGTCTtcggaaaattaatttaatttttcaagacTCCCGGCTTTCCGTGTCAGCGTTTGCCGTTTGTTAAtcgttaaataattatatagCTCTTGGATGTTATGTATGTAGCTTTGACGAATGTTTTCTAATGTATTCGGTTACAACCGTTGTTTTCAGAATGTTGTAAATTCGAATATAATTTCGGGTATTGAATTATGAAATATCTATGTTTACAATTCGCGAAACTTTGTCACTTTTTAGTATTCACGTTGTCATCAAGGACGTTTTGAGCTTCCCTCTGTAATAAAAATGCAAAGCACCGTTTGACTTGCAATCGACTGGTCTTGACATACAATTTCACTCGACACACGAATCCTTGAcacgcgaaaaacaaatttttagacATTCCAGATACTCCTGCGTTTCGGTGAAAGCCTGAAAACCTATAAAATCTCCATTTACGTACTAACGAGCAAACAAACAGTGCTTGTAACATCATACTGTTGCTTCTACTAACTGCATTCTAACGTCAACGTCgctctgaaataataaatttcaaacagAAACGACTTTCTCTCTCAGAACTTTTTCTCGTACTCGCTAACCGAACCGTTCCAATATAGTTGCAGTAAATGCAACATGATTTATTCCCTTTAAAATAGAAACTGCATTTCTTCCGTCGAATTCTTTGAATCTTCCGGCGAGAACCAATCACGATGATTATGCCATCGTTACATCAGTTGGGAAAATTTACGAGACATAGTTTTCGCTACTTTCTTTCTGGTTACTCTACTTAGGCTTCAAGAATGCGTGGATTTCACGTTCGTGCTACAGTGTGCTATATTCTTTAGTAAATTATATTTGAACATTACGAGTTTGAGATTTCGTACGTACTATAGTACTATTTTACGTACGGAGAAGCAGAAGCGTCCTAAGATCGAAAGAAATATTCGATGCGTGTAATGTCATGTGCACGCATAGAAGGTGTTACGAATCGTTAAGCAAGGTGAAATTGAGCGTGCACGTTCAAGCGAATTTGTGCGTAACCGATTAAATATGTTGCGTAGAATTGTTATAATAAACAGCaaaaaattttaagtttaaaTTTATAAACGGTGGCGTGTCCTTTCTATAGTCGAAAGATACGATCAATCGCAATTGCACGGTGCACCCTagtgtattattttttatattcgaaCGACGCCTGTCCTGCTTTGTATGTTACCAGCATGACGATGATTGGGAAATCGTGCTCCGTAATATTCATATCCTGTCGGCTTAATAACTCGACCGAGCCTCGGACTCGAGCAAAATATCAGAATCGATGGGGGCgaaatttatttattggaaTCGAAGAACACGCGAGAAAAATGTATCCGTTCGGAGCAGCTTGTATTTGTTGTTAGAAAAGGAGCTCATATTCGGTGAACGAGGATCAATCGCATAACGATATGCCTAATCGATAAGCGTGAACAGCGTGTTGATGAGGTGAGACCATAGGTAGGAATCTGGACCGACTGATGCACCAGGCAGGGATTACATTGGCGCTTTCACTGGAAACGTTTGGGATCCGATCCGACCAAGAGGAGCGTCGTCCGTGCAACGAGGATACGTCGACGTAAGACCGGCTCGAGCCTGGTACTTTCTCCGACCGATTGCTGCCGATCCTCGGCTGTTACGCAATCTCTGACATAACCTTCGCCACGCCATCGAGAGTTGTTACGCCATGCCCGGTACCATTATGTTTGAACGGTGACCAGCGCAGCCTCGCATAATAGTTCGCGTCTGGGCCGGCGTTTAACCTAACTAGCCCCGAATGACCATTCTGCGTACGATCTCGGAATTCTAACCGTTCGCTTTTGTCGACACGGAACACCATTGTTGCGAGAACGGGGCCCTGGCGTCGTTTCTCGGATGATTGCAATAGATCCTGTTTTCGAGCTAGTTAGAAACTGGGTCACCTCTCGGGGGATTTTGAGGAATTGGAGCAAAACAAAATATATCGTCAAAGAATCGTCGAAGCTACGGGTAAACGATTGTTTACGATGCATTCGTTGTTTAAAATTCCCCCCGGGAGGGGAAACGAGCTTAAACAACGAAGGAAGAAAAACACGGTTAACACAATACGCTTCCGCGACATAATCGTTCCTCGTAATTACCCTCCGCGCGGAAAGAGAAAGGCAGATACGCTCAATGATCGTAAAAGGAAAATACGAGGAATAATTACTCGTCGAGCACCACCTTCATTGTACACCTGTTACGTGGCAGGCACCGTATTAAACGAAATGCATCGCGAGGAAAAAGCACCGAAGGAGAACACGCGTCAGATCGGGGAAATCCAGCCACTCGATCCCGTGATCCAGCCTGGCGAAAACTCGGTTCCGTTCTTCTCTCCTACCAAAGGAGAGTGGTTGCACAATCTACGCCGACTTGGAACTCCAATCGTCGATACTACCCAATTTCAAGCGATCGAAGAATTTCACTTTCCGTACTATAAACGGTCGCCCGGCTGGAGATCGAGCATCGTTCCTAGCAAAGGACTCGAATGAGAATCGGTTAATCGAGAGACCGTGGAGAAACCGGTGTCCGGTCGAAACTCGAGGAAACCCACTTTTTGAACCCGTCTCGATGGTCAAGGTACCTGGAAATCCTTCGGAATCGTCGAAAGCAATCGGATAATCGAGACTGCGGCAAGACGCCAGTCAGTCGCTAAGATCACTATCTCCCAATTTCACTTTTCAAATTACTACTTTCAGCGTTCGGAAGATTCGAAGATCCTCGACAAATCTAGATTGACTTGTTAATCGAAGGATCGAAGACACTCTTCAAACTACTTTGAAGAGTTTTGGAACCCGTTATCAGTGACGGATGAATTTCACTTTGCCAACAAGAACTTCCTCCAACGACAGATACACCAGGAGAAAAATCTATCCAAGTTAGGTAAAGTCACTACCACCGAATTTTCAGTAATCGTCGACTTTCACTTTCTAAATGACAAGTTTGTGCGATGCGGATACCAGGAGTTCGCGTGGTCGTTGACAGCGAAGAACTGAAAAGCACGTGCTCGCTAGGATCTAAAGAAGGAAGCTTACGAATCTCAAAGTCCGGCTCGTCGAGTCCAAGTTCGGTTTGCTCCTGGCAGGACACCAGCTCGAGGAAGAAGAGCGTCAGCAGCGCGCAAGCCAGTCTTCGTCCTCCGAGCATCCTTGAGGACTTCATCCCCGAGGTTTGATCGATACTGGTCCTTCGATATCCGAGAATCCTCGTTCGGTTCCTTCGGTGGATCTGAATCCTGCAAAATCCGATCTTAACTGTCTGTTGTCCTTGGTCCTTGGCGACGAAATTGGCTTACGCACGCTGGATCTCTCAGTTTTCTCTAAAAGTTCACTGTTGGAAATTCGTTTATTTAAATGCCCCGACGTTCGATTTAGGTCCGAGGTGTCTTTGTTACATGATCAGATAGTGATAGCATCCGAAGCACCAATAACGGAAGTGATTGATCTGGCCCGGAGATAAAGGTGACGGCTAGGTGGATTGACTGTCGTAAACTAAACACGGGCCGCGTTCATATTCTGTCTTATATGCGAGCGTTCCCCTACTCTGGAGGCTTGTGCTTGGCTTTAAAAGCAGACAGGAGTTTACCTCTTTCTATTCCCGCGGACCAAGTTCGCACTTGGACGCCACGACTTTACGATTCGTGCCTCCCACGAATCgattttcgaaaaatattcgaaacctTTTGTTTCTTTTCCGAAATACCGGAACGAAATTCGAGGGACGTTTACACATAACAGTTTAAAAACGATGAATATAGAAGTTCCAACGTAGTTTATTAACGGGCATTTAAATTAGACCAGAGTTAGTCGATTGCGCGATAGAAAACATGATGAAAGATAATAGTGAAGCTTAGAAAATGTGATGCACACACACCACGAAATCTACAGTGAATTTTGCGCAACGCCATGCTGGATCATTGCGCGAACGCTACATCGTTCAAGCGATTCATCAAAAGTATTTTAATAACGTTAAATCTACCTGTGAGTTATGTAGAAATCGTCTTGCGAGATCATCGTTTTAATTCTCGAAATTTTAATTGCCCTCCACTGTGTACTGTTCTAATTATACCTACGATATTTATGATTATAGTAATTATAATTTTCACGAAAACATTTCCTGGAATACAGAATTAGAAACGATTAATACGCGAGTGTAATTCGAAGCAATTGTCGCTTTT
It encodes the following:
- the LOC143341616 gene encoding protein takeout-like yields the protein MKSSRMLGGRRLACALLTLFFLELVSCQEQTELGLDEPDFEIPEYILQCNRSDPKVETCFQKTLNHLQPYLLKGISELDLPPIEPLIIPELGMENGQGAVRIRALFSNITVIGAGNYTITKTRLDLPSYRLDLHLSFPKIELQGHYEVIGNVLLFPIQSHGDFWALFGDVLAIARVQGAEEIRDGVRYLKVARMLVDFSLGRARFRVVDQLNGDNVIGQAMNQFLNQNAKEIIEEMRPAASASIAKHFKDFLGKALSKVPLKVWLRDT